The DNA region TACCTTCAACAAAACTTCTAGCATAAATACCAGGAGCAATATGACCTTGAAAATATACTAAATCACCACCATTTTTTTCATTTGGTGCTCTAAAAAAGTGATTAAATCCAACATCATATAAAGTTGCAGATGATGCAAATGATGCAATATGTCCACCAAGTTCTAAGTTCTTTTTAGATGCTCTTAAAACCATAGTTTGAGCATTCCATCTAATAATTGATCTTATTTTTCTTTCTAATAATAAATTTGCTGGCATCTTTGGTTCATGATGCACAGGGATAGTATTTAAATATGCAGTTGTTGCTTTATAAGGAAGATATGCACCACTTCTTCTAGCTTTATCGATTAATTTTTCAAGTAAATAGTGCGCTCTTTCTGTACCATCTTCTTCAATTACAGTTTCAAGAGCCTCCAGCCACTCTTTTGTTTCGCTAGGGTCAATATCTTGTAGTTTTGTATCTGACATACATACTCCTTTTGTAATTTTATTTGAATCTTAATATTTATTTAGCAAATAATACTAAAATAATACTATAAATAACTTATTTGTTTGTTATTTAGTAAAAGTATAAATATATTATAAGAAATTATCCATAAAAAAGAAAATTTTTCTTCATGAAGTTATATTTTTATAAAAATCTAATAATTTTTATTAAGTTTGATTTAAATTTCATATAGTAATCTTATTTAAATTCTTAATTTTTACTTATTTATTTACTAGTTATGTGTCTTTTATGTAAAAAATAATCTTCAAAATTAATTTTTGTTTAATTTATAATACTAAATACTACTACTTAATGCATTTCTTTTCAATAAAAGATATAATCTTATCACAGAAAAATCTATTAAGTTTGATAGAATTATTGTTTTAAGAAGATAAATATGTTAAAAAATAAAATTTTTAAACTAATTGTTACAGATAAAGAAAATGCAAAATTTAATATGAGTATAGATAAAATTTTAGTAAATTCTTTTAATGAAAATGATTTACCAATTTTAAGACTTTATACATGGGAAAAATCTTTTACAGTTGGATTATCTCAAAAATGTGATGATTTTCCTACATATAAAATAGAGTATAAAAACAACTGTTCAAAAAGAATAACAGGTGGTGGTGTTTTATTTCATGGACATGATTTATCTTATAGCTTAATTTTACCAAGCAGTTATATGACTGGACTTAGTGTAAAACAAAGTTATGAACAAATTTGTCAATTTCTTTTAACATTTTATAGAAACTTAGGACTAAATACATGTTTTGCAAAAGATTCAAAAAATGTTACACTAAGTAAAAGTGAATTTTGTCAAGTTGGCTTTGAAGCATATGATATTTTAGTTAATGATATTAAAATTGGTGGAAATGCACAAAAAAGATCAAAAAAAATGATTTTTCAACATGGTTCTATACCAATAAAAAGTACAAAAAAAGATATAAAAATAGGTTCTAGTTTGGAAGATTTTTCAATAAAACTTAGTTTTGATGATGCAAAACAAAAACTTATTGAAGCATTTAAAGAAACGTTTAATGTAAAATTTGAAAAAACTGAAATTACAGAAGAACAAAAACAGAGATTAAATCTATTATTAGAGGATGAAAAATGAGCGTAGATGAAAATAAAATAAATTTTAAAAAGCCACAATGGCTTAGAAAAAAGCTTGTTCCACATGCACAAAAAGAGATGGAAGATCTTCTAGGAAAACATGGATTACATACAATTTGTCAAGAAGCAAAATGTCCAAATATTAGTGAATGTTATGCAAAAAAGAATGCT from Malaciobacter molluscorum LMG 25693 includes:
- a CDS encoding lipoate--protein ligase family protein, whose protein sequence is MLKNKIFKLIVTDKENAKFNMSIDKILVNSFNENDLPILRLYTWEKSFTVGLSQKCDDFPTYKIEYKNNCSKRITGGGVLFHGHDLSYSLILPSSYMTGLSVKQSYEQICQFLLTFYRNLGLNTCFAKDSKNVTLSKSEFCQVGFEAYDILVNDIKIGGNAQKRSKKMIFQHGSIPIKSTKKDIKIGSSLEDFSIKLSFDDAKQKLIEAFKETFNVKFEKTEITEEQKQRLNLLLEDEK